CCGACGTTCATGCGACTGGGAACCCCTAGGGGATTGAGAACGATATCGACGGGGCGACCATCGGGTAGGTAGGGCATATCTTCTAGGGGCAGAATGCGAGAAATAATCCCTTTATTGCCGTGACGACCCGCCATTTTATCGCCCACTTGGATTTTGCGTTTTTGGGCAACGTAGACCCGCACCACCATATTAGCCCCGGGGGGTAATTCATCCCCCTGTTCGCGGGTAAATACCCGCACATCTACTACCCGGCCTTTTTCGCCGTTGGGGACGCGGAGGGAGTTATCGCGTACATCCCGTGCCTTTTCGCCGAAAATTGCCCGCAGTAGTTTTTCTTCAGGAGGTTGGTCTGATTCGCCTTTCGGGGTGACTTTCCCGACGAGGATATCGCTGGCTTCTACCCAGGCACCGACGCGAATAATGCCGCGTTCATCGAGGTTTCGCAGGGCATCTTCACCGACGTTGGGAATTTCCCTGGTGATTTCCTCAGGTCCAAGTTTAGTTTGACGGGCTTCGATTTCGTATTTTTCGATGTGGATACTGGTATAGACATCTTGTGCCACCAGTCTTTCACTGATTAAAATTGCGTCTTCGTAGTTATAGCCTTCCCAGGGCATATAGGCGACGAGGATATTCTGGCCGAGGGCGATTTCTCCTCCTTCGGTGGCGGAACCATCGGCGAGGATCTGTCCGGGGACAACCTGTTCACCTTGATAGACTAAAGGACGCTGATTTAAGCAGGTATCTTGGTTAGAGCGTTGATATTTCTGAATTTCGTACTCGATCTCGCTCTTGCCAAAAATCTCTTTGTCTTGATCCGCTACTTTGATGCGAATCCGGTTAGCATCGACGTAGGAAACGACCCCATTGGTACGCGAAACGATGACCATGCCAGAGTCGCGAGCGGCCTGTGCTTCCAATCCCGTTCCCACAAGGGGACGTTCGGGACGCAGCAGGGGAACCGCTTGTCGCTGCATATTAGAACCCATGAGGGCGCGGTTAGCGTCGTCGTGTTCGAGGAAGGGAATCAGGGAAGTGGCCACCGAGACAATTTGCACGGGGGAAACGCAAACGTAGTCCACTTGTTCGGGGGAAGTGGTGGAGAATTCCTGCCGATAGCGCACTGGGATAGTTTCGCCGAGGATATAACCATTTTCATCGGTGGCCACGTCTCCCGGTGCGACTCTGAGATCGTCTTCTTCGTCGGCGGTGAGGTATTTAACGGGGAGATCGTAGCGGACTCGGCCATTTTCCACCACATAACAGGGGGTTTCAATAAAACCGTAGTCGTTGACGCGAGCGTAGGTGGCCAGGGAACCGATTAAACCGGCGTTGGGGCCTTCTGGGGTTTCCACCGGACAAATGCGACCGTGGTGGGAGGGGTGAATGTCGCGCACGGCAAAACCGGCCCGTTCCCGGGTGAGACCGCCGGGGCCAAGGGCGGAAATGCGGCGTTTATGGGTCAATTCCGCTAGGGGGTTGGTTTGATCCATGAACTGGGAGAGTTGCGAGGAACCAAAGAATTCTTTAATCGCCGCTACTAGGGGTTTCGGGTTGACTAGGGAAGCGGGGGTGAGGTTTTGGGATTCGCTGACGGTCATCCGTTCCCGAATGATTCTTTCTAAGCGGTTTAAACCTACTCGCACTTGGTTTTGTAGCAGTTCACCCACGGAACGGACGCGACGATTGCCGAGGTGGTCGATGTCGTCGGTGTTGCCGATGTCAAATTCGAGGTTAATTAGGTAGTCGATCGCCGCTAAGATGTCGGTGGTGGTGAGAACGCGCTGGTTATCGGGGACGTTGAGGCGTAGTTTTTTGTTGAGTTTATAACGACCAACGCGCCCGAGATCGTAGCGTTTATTGTCAAAAAAGCGCGATTCGAGCAGTTGTTGTCCGCCGGTGACGGTGGGAGGTTCTCCGGGGCGTAGTTTGCGGTAGAGGTCGAGGAGGGACTCTTCTTCGCTGGGATTGCCTTCTTTGTCGAGGGTTTTTTGGTAAAATTCGGGATGGCGTAGGGAGTCAAAGATTTCGTTATCGCTCAATCCGATCGCTTTCAGGAGAACTTGGGCGGATAGTTTGCGAGTTTTGTCGATTCTGACCCAGACTAAGCCGTTTTTGTCGGTTTCAAATTTTAACCAAGCTCCTCGGTTGGGAATCAGGGAAGCAGAGTAGGTGCGGCGACCGTTTTTGTCGATTTCGGCTTTGTAGTAAACGCCGGGGGAACGGACGATCTGATTGACGATGACTCGTTCGGCCCCGTTAATGATAAAAGTCCCCCGTTCGGTCATCAGGGGTAAATCGCCGATAAAGACTTCCTGTTCGATGTTTTCTCCCGTTTCTTTGTTGATTAAACGGGTGGGAACGTACATCTGAACGGAATAGGTGCTATCGCGTCGTTTGGCTTCATCGACGTTGTATTTTGGTTCTTTGAGTCTGTAGTCCTGGCCGAGAAAATGTAGTTCTAATTTACCTGTATAGTCGCTGATGGGGGAAAAGCTGTTCAGTTCCTCGATTAGTCCTTCTTCCAAAAACCACCGAAAACTGGAGTGTTGGATTTCGATGAGGTCGGGTAAGAGATTAAAGGTAAGATTGTTCATTATGGTTACAAGGGCTGATGACACGATAGCGACGGTCGGATATCAGTGAGCAGTTTTCTTTGGTTCAGTTATTTCTGTTTCCTGAATCCTGTTTCCTGTCTAATAAACTATGTTTTTTAACTGGGGAGTTGAAATAAGTTGCGGGCGTTGTGGGTGGTTTGTTCGGCTAGGGTTTCGACCGGATAGCCGCGCAGGCGGGCGACGGTTTCGGCCACATGGAAGACGAAAGAGGGTTCACAGGGTTTACCGCGGTGGGGATTGGGGGAGAGAAAGGGGCAATCGGTTTCGATCAGTAGGCGATCGCTGGGGACGATTTGGGCGGCAGCTTGCACGGTTTTACTGTTTTTGAAGGTGACAATGCCGCTAAAGCTGATGTAAAAACCCAAATCTAAAAACCATTGAGTTTCTTCGGGGTTGCCCGTCCAGCAGTGCATCACGCCGCGAATTTGGCCCACTTGTTGCCGAAAGGCGCTGATTTCCTCCCGCATGACCATGGCCGCATCTCGACAATGGATAATCACGGGTTTATCGAGACGATGGGCGATTTCTAGTTGCGTCCAAAAGACCTGTTTTTGCTGCTCTTGATTATCCGCTTTATAGAAATCTAAACCCATTTCCCCGATCGCCACAACGCGCCGATCAGATCGGGCTAGGGATTCGATCTGATCGGCACTATTATCTCGCCATTTTTGGGCATCTAGGGGATGTAAACCGACGGCGAAGGAAATTTCCTCAAATTGATCAGCAATGGCTTTAATCGCCGCAAATTCTTCCGGTTCAACACAGGAGTGAACCAGATGAACGACTCCTACACTTCGCCAACGTTCGGAGATAGCGGGCAAGTCGGCTTGCAAAACGTCAAAGTTCAGATGAACGTGCGTATCTATTAATTGCATCAACCCCCGATCGCTTGTTGCGTCTGTCCTGATTACAGCTTACTCGTTTCTTAGGAAGCTTGGCTAACTTTTTGCAAAGCTTTGGCTAAACTGGCTTTTTTTCTAGCACCGTTGTTTCGGTGCAAGACGTTGCGCTTGACGGCTTTATCGATTTTACTGTAGGCTTCAGATAGAGCTTGTTGGGCGCTTTCTAAGCCTTCTGGGCTGGGGTTGGCTCCGTAGGCCGAGACAGCGACAAGACATTTTTTGATCAGGGTTCTTACGGCTGACTTGTACGCTTTGTTGCGTAGACGATTTCTTTCGGAGATTTGGACTCGTTTGAGTGCAGACTTTGTATTAGCCACAGTCGTTTCTTGTTCTCAATACTGGTATGGTTAATCGGGACACAGACAAACCATCATAACAGATTTGTGCTATTTGTTGCAAGAGTTTTCTGGACAAGATTGACGCAACCCCACAGACGGGGAAGGATTGAGGGTTAAGGGGACTGCTAAACCTAAATTCACGTTCAGGGGATTTTGCCGTGACTGTGCCGATAACTAATGGCCAAACTTGTCCTGAGGGGCTAAAGTGTGCTATAAGCAGTCAGACCCTACCCTGGTCTTTATTCTTTCCGATTAGGTAAATTACTAATGACTCAACCGAAACGCGCCCTCATTACCGGCATCACCGGTCAAGATGGTTCCTATCTGAGCGAATTGTTACTAGAAAAAGGCTATCAAGTCCACGGTATCATCCGTCGTACCTCAACTTTTAACACCGATCGCATCGATCATATCTACACTGACCCCCACCAGCCCGATACTAAATTATTTCTTCATTATGGCGACCTCACCGACGGGACGACCCTGCGGCGTATTCTCGAACAAGTGCAGCCGGTAGAAGTGTATAATTTAGGGGCCCAATCCCATGTGCGGGTTAGTTTTGATGCCCCAGAATACACCGTTGATGCTGTGGGGGTGGGAGTTTTAAGATTACTAGAAGCAATTCGGGATTACCAAAAAAGAACCGGCATCGAAGTGCGTTTCTATCAAGCAGGTTCCTCGGAAATGTTCGGGAAAGTCATGGAAGTTCCCCAAAAAGAAACCACGCCATTTTATCCCCGCAGTCCCTACGCTTGTGCGAAAGTTTACGGTCACTGGCAAACAATCAACTATCGGGAATCCTACGACTTATTTGCCTGTAACGGCATTTTATTTAACCATGAATCCCCCCGGCGTGGAGAAACTTTTGTCACGCGCAAAATTACCCGCGCTTTGGCCCGAATTATTGCTGGACAACAGAAAAAACTCTATTTAGGAAATCTCGATTCTAAAAGGGATTGGGGTTATGCTAAGGATTATGTGCGGGCGATGTGGTTAATGTTACAACAGGAAGAACCGGATGATTATGTAGTGGCGACAAATGAAACCTATTCTATCCGGGAGTTTCTCGATATTTCTTTCCAATACGTTAATTTAAATTGGCAGGATTATGTGGAGTTTGATGAACGTTATTTGCGTCCGGCGGAAGTGGATTTATTAATAGGAGATTCCACAAAAGCCAGGGATAAATTAGGTTGGCAGCCGTCGGTGACGTTCGAGGGACTGGTAAAATTAATGGTAGATGCGGATTTAGCGGCTTTGGGGATTAATCTTAATAACGCTGGTGATAGCGAACAGTTATTAAAAGATTTGGCTTATCTTCGCAATCGTTCCTTAATTGCCGTCGATTAAAAAGTCGGGTGGGTTAGGGAAGCGCAACCCATCCCCCGTCTTGATCCATCGCCATTTTTACCTGACTTTTAGGAATAAATAGGGTCTTTTTCCAGCAAACCTAGCAATTTTTGCATTTTAATCCAAGCCCTTCTCATTTGCCAGAATTTACTTTTTTCCATTGCGGCTATTTTACTGTCAGCTTCTCGATAATCCAATTGGGTTTTTTGCAATTCTTGTTGCAATTCTTGTTCATGAATTTCTAATTGTTTAATTCGTTCTCTAGCCTGTTCCAACTGAGCGAATATATCGACTTTTAAGGTGACTAAAGCGGCAAAAATGGCTTGGATATTTTGGGAGTAAAGTTGGGGATGATTATAGAAAAGCTGCGTATAGGAATAAATATAGTGTTCTGCGGTCATTGAGCGACTCATAGAATCAGCTTTTTGTCGATAGAAAAATAACACTTCTGGGATACGATAGACTTCTCGACCTAATTCGATCAGAGATAACCAAAAATCGTGATCTTCCCAACCATAAATTAAATTAGTATTATAGCCCCCCACAGTTTCCCAGTCGGATTTCCGAAACAAACCGGAGCAAAATATCATATTATCTACTAATATATCTGGAAATTTATACTCAGGCAGCGGCCAAATTCCTTGTCTATCCCCAAAATACTCCGCTTCGCAATAAACTATCCCTAATTGCTCATTACTTTCTAGCAAAGTAACCGCTTTTTCTAGATAAGAATCGGCAATTTTATCATCGGCATCAAGGGGAAGAATATAGGTTCCTTGCGCTTGGGCAATTCCTAGATTTCTCGCTGTGGCAACCCCTTGATTTTCTGTGCGGATGATCCGGGTTTTTGGCTGTTGATAATCTTGTAAAATCTCGATGGTTTCCGGTTCTGTGGAGCCATCATCGATGACAAGGATTTCAAGGCTTTGGTATTTTTGTACTAAAAGAGATGAGATCGCATCATCAAGATAGCGACCTTGATTATAGCAAGGAATAATTACGGAAACTTGAGGAGCATGACTCATTGGGGCAATTCTCTCCTACTCGATCAAAAACTAGGTTATCAATAGCTTATCCCAAAAGT
This portion of the Microcystis aeruginosa NIES-2549 genome encodes:
- the rpoB gene encoding DNA-directed RNA polymerase subunit beta, producing MNNLTFNLLPDLIEIQHSSFRWFLEEGLIEELNSFSPISDYTGKLELHFLGQDYRLKEPKYNVDEAKRRDSTYSVQMYVPTRLINKETGENIEQEVFIGDLPLMTERGTFIINGAERVIVNQIVRSPGVYYKAEIDKNGRRTYSASLIPNRGAWLKFETDKNGLVWVRIDKTRKLSAQVLLKAIGLSDNEIFDSLRHPEFYQKTLDKEGNPSEEESLLDLYRKLRPGEPPTVTGGQQLLESRFFDNKRYDLGRVGRYKLNKKLRLNVPDNQRVLTTTDILAAIDYLINLEFDIGNTDDIDHLGNRRVRSVGELLQNQVRVGLNRLERIIRERMTVSESQNLTPASLVNPKPLVAAIKEFFGSSQLSQFMDQTNPLAELTHKRRISALGPGGLTRERAGFAVRDIHPSHHGRICPVETPEGPNAGLIGSLATYARVNDYGFIETPCYVVENGRVRYDLPVKYLTADEEDDLRVAPGDVATDENGYILGETIPVRYRQEFSTTSPEQVDYVCVSPVQIVSVATSLIPFLEHDDANRALMGSNMQRQAVPLLRPERPLVGTGLEAQAARDSGMVIVSRTNGVVSYVDANRIRIKVADQDKEIFGKSEIEYEIQKYQRSNQDTCLNQRPLVYQGEQVVPGQILADGSATEGGEIALGQNILVAYMPWEGYNYEDAILISERLVAQDVYTSIHIEKYEIEARQTKLGPEEITREIPNVGEDALRNLDERGIIRVGAWVEASDILVGKVTPKGESDQPPEEKLLRAIFGEKARDVRDNSLRVPNGEKGRVVDVRVFTREQGDELPPGANMVVRVYVAQKRKIQVGDKMAGRHGNKGIISRILPLEDMPYLPDGRPVDIVLNPLGVPSRMNVGQVFECLLGWAGENLGVRFKITPFDEMYGEEASRLTVHGLLENASKKPNRDWVFKEEHAGKVTVYDGRTGEPFDRPVTVGMAYMLKLVHLVDDKIHARSTGPYSLVTQQPLGGKAQQGGQRFGEMEVWALEAYGAAYTLQELLTVKSDDMQGRNEALNAIVKGKPIPRPGTPESFKVLMRELQSLGLDIAVHKVENAPDGTSRDVEVDLMVDVGRRAPSRPTYESLTTEDLEEEESEV
- a CDS encoding TatD family hydrolase: MQLIDTHVHLNFDVLQADLPAISERWRSVGVVHLVHSCVEPEEFAAIKAIADQFEEISFAVGLHPLDAQKWRDNSADQIESLARSDRRVVAIGEMGLDFYKADNQEQQKQVFWTQLEIAHRLDKPVIIHCRDAAMVMREEISAFRQQVGQIRGVMHCWTGNPEETQWFLDLGFYISFSGIVTFKNSKTVQAAAQIVPSDRLLIETDCPFLSPNPHRGKPCEPSFVFHVAETVARLRGYPVETLAEQTTHNARNLFQLPS
- the rpsT gene encoding 30S ribosomal protein S20, which translates into the protein MANTKSALKRVQISERNRLRNKAYKSAVRTLIKKCLVAVSAYGANPSPEGLESAQQALSEAYSKIDKAVKRNVLHRNNGARKKASLAKALQKVSQAS
- the gmd gene encoding GDP-mannose 4,6-dehydratase; this encodes MTQPKRALITGITGQDGSYLSELLLEKGYQVHGIIRRTSTFNTDRIDHIYTDPHQPDTKLFLHYGDLTDGTTLRRILEQVQPVEVYNLGAQSHVRVSFDAPEYTVDAVGVGVLRLLEAIRDYQKRTGIEVRFYQAGSSEMFGKVMEVPQKETTPFYPRSPYACAKVYGHWQTINYRESYDLFACNGILFNHESPRRGETFVTRKITRALARIIAGQQKKLYLGNLDSKRDWGYAKDYVRAMWLMLQQEEPDDYVVATNETYSIREFLDISFQYVNLNWQDYVEFDERYLRPAEVDLLIGDSTKARDKLGWQPSVTFEGLVKLMVDADLAALGINLNNAGDSEQLLKDLAYLRNRSLIAVD
- a CDS encoding glycosyltransferase; this translates as MSHAPQVSVIIPCYNQGRYLDDAISSLLVQKYQSLEILVIDDGSTEPETIEILQDYQQPKTRIIRTENQGVATARNLGIAQAQGTYILPLDADDKIADSYLEKAVTLLESNEQLGIVYCEAEYFGDRQGIWPLPEYKFPDILVDNMIFCSGLFRKSDWETVGGYNTNLIYGWEDHDFWLSLIELGREVYRIPEVLFFYRQKADSMSRSMTAEHYIYSYTQLFYNHPQLYSQNIQAIFAALVTLKVDIFAQLEQARERIKQLEIHEQELQQELQKTQLDYREADSKIAAMEKSKFWQMRRAWIKMQKLLGLLEKDPIYS